TCGGGAATGATGTTGGACTGCGTACCCGCGTGGAACGTGCCGACCGTGAGCACCACCGGGTCGAACACGTCGAAGCTGCGCGAGATCCACGTCTGGAGCGCGGTGACCATCTCGCAGGCGGCCGGGACGGGGTCCTTCGCCCGGTGGGGCGCGGAGCCGTGGCCGCCGGCGCCGAGGACCGTGACGTCGAGCACGCTCGACGCGGCCATCGCCGGGCCGCCGCGCGTCGCGAACACCCCCGACTCCCAGGTGTGCGAGATCACGTGGAGGGCGTACGCGGCGACCGGGCGCTCCCCGGTTGCATCGAGCACCCCCTCGGAGATCATGTGCCCCGCGCCGTCGTACCCCTCCTCGCCCGGCTGGAACATGAACACCACGTTCCCCGCGATCCGGTCCCGGTGCGCGGCGAGCAGCCGGGCGGCGCCGGCCAGCATCGTGGTGTGCAGGTCGTGCCCGCAGGCGTGCATGCGCGCGGCGGGCGCGGCGAACGGCAGCCCGGTGCGTTCCTCGACCGGCAGCGCGTCCATGTCGCCGCGCAGCAGGACGGTCGGCCCCGGCCGGGTGCCGCGCAGCACGGCCGTCACGGAGCTGAGGCCGCGTCCCGCGGTGATGTCCAGGGGCAGCCCGTCGAGGGCGTCGAGCACTGTTTCCTGGGTGCGCGGCAGGTCGAGTCCCAGTTCGGGAACGCCGTGCAGCGTGCGGCGCAGGTGCACCAGGTCGTCGGCGAGTGCGGTGGCGTCGTCGGAGAGGTTCATGTCGGCCGGCTCCTTCTCTGGAACGCCGGGCACCGGGTCACGGCGCCGGGCGGGGGGTGTCGTCGGTGATCACCGGAGTGAGGATCGTGGCGTTGCCGGGTGGCTGGGTCGCGGCCCGGCCCGCGGTGTCGCTGACCCTGATCAGGAGGGCGACCAGCAGCCAGTTGGCCACCGTCGACGAGCCGCCCTGGGCGAGGAACGGCAGCGCCTTGCCGGTCAGCGGGATGAGCCCGGTGACGCCGCCCGAGACGATGAAGACCTGGAGCGCGAGCACGCAGGACAGGCCGGCGGCGAGCAGCTTGCCGAACGGGTCGGTCGCGGAGAGCGCCGCCTTGATGCCGCGCTGGATCAGCAGGGCGTACAGCAGGAGGACCGCCGTCACACCGGCCAGGCCGAGTTCCTCGCCGACGGTGGCCAGGATGAAGTCGCTGCGGCCCGCGAAGCCGACCAGGTAGGAG
Above is a genomic segment from Streptomyces marincola containing:
- a CDS encoding M20 metallopeptidase family protein, translating into MNLSDDATALADDLVHLRRTLHGVPELGLDLPRTQETVLDALDGLPLDITAGRGLSSVTAVLRGTRPGPTVLLRGDMDALPVEERTGLPFAAPAARMHACGHDLHTTMLAGAARLLAAHRDRIAGNVVFMFQPGEEGYDGAGHMISEGVLDATGERPVAAYALHVISHTWESGVFATRGGPAMAASSVLDVTVLGAGGHGSAPHRAKDPVPAACEMVTALQTWISRSFDVFDPVVLTVGTFHAGTQSNIIPDTARFTATVRSFSDATRDRLREGTVAVCEGIAAAHGLGVDARFTEQYPVTVNDAAEVAFAAGTVREVHGEERFSGMDTPLLGAEDFSRVVDAVPGAMIFLGATMPGLHPDTAPANHSPLAAFDEAVLPDGAALYAELAVRRLAAAA